One Plantibacter sp. Leaf314 DNA segment encodes these proteins:
- a CDS encoding MDR family MFS transporter: MLLTKRRIWIIFAALIAGMLLSSLDQTIVSTAMPTIVGQLGGVDHQVWLTTAYLLATTVVMPVYGKFGDVLGRRRLFLVAIALFTIASVGCAFAGDFTQLIVWRAVQGLGGGGLMILSQAIIADIVPASERGKYLGPLGAVFGLSAVGGPLLGGFFVDHLTWQWAFYINIPVGIAAFAIAFFTLKLPNKKATAPIDILGVIFLSAFTTCLIFFTDFGGDEAHGWGAIETWLFGIGMLVAALLFVVTEARAKDPIIPLSLFKNPTFINATAIGLTLGLGMFSAIGFVPTFLQMSSGTSAAASGLLMIPMMVGLIGTSIVSGNLITKTGRYRMFPVIGTLVTAASMIAFTTLTADTPIWLICVFLFFFGAGLGLIMQVVVLVAQNSVDASMVGTATSTNNYFREVGASLGVAVFGTIFTTRLTSNLRDVFAGSGASPDEASSAASTINPQTLSQLPPGVRDGVVTAYADALAPVFWYLLPFIGAAFLLSLLLKQIPLSDVAGLVARGEALGGEEAESLEAAARGKVTASAAGGTTTDRASDGIEDPATTTSESRER, translated from the coding sequence ATGCTGCTCACCAAGCGCCGCATCTGGATCATCTTCGCCGCCCTCATCGCGGGCATGCTGCTCTCCAGCCTCGACCAGACGATCGTCTCCACAGCCATGCCGACGATCGTCGGGCAGCTGGGTGGCGTCGACCACCAGGTCTGGCTCACCACCGCCTACCTGCTGGCGACCACCGTCGTCATGCCCGTGTACGGCAAGTTCGGTGACGTACTCGGCCGTCGTCGACTGTTCCTCGTCGCGATCGCGCTGTTCACCATCGCCTCCGTCGGGTGCGCCTTCGCCGGCGACTTCACCCAGCTCATCGTGTGGCGCGCCGTCCAGGGCCTCGGCGGCGGCGGGCTCATGATCCTGTCGCAGGCGATCATCGCCGACATCGTCCCCGCCTCCGAGCGCGGCAAGTACCTCGGCCCGCTCGGTGCCGTGTTTGGTCTCTCCGCCGTCGGTGGCCCGCTCCTCGGTGGCTTCTTCGTCGACCACCTCACCTGGCAGTGGGCGTTCTACATCAACATCCCGGTCGGTATCGCCGCCTTCGCGATCGCGTTCTTCACCCTGAAGCTGCCGAACAAGAAGGCCACGGCCCCGATCGACATCCTCGGCGTGATCTTCCTCTCGGCCTTCACCACCTGCCTGATCTTCTTCACCGACTTCGGTGGCGACGAGGCCCACGGCTGGGGTGCGATCGAGACCTGGTTGTTCGGCATCGGCATGCTCGTCGCCGCACTGCTCTTCGTCGTCACCGAGGCGCGCGCGAAGGACCCGATCATCCCGTTGTCGCTGTTCAAGAACCCGACGTTCATCAACGCGACCGCGATCGGCCTCACGCTCGGGCTCGGCATGTTCTCGGCGATCGGCTTCGTGCCGACCTTCCTCCAGATGTCGTCCGGCACCTCCGCCGCCGCGTCCGGCCTGCTCATGATCCCGATGATGGTCGGCCTCATCGGTACGTCGATCGTGTCGGGCAACCTGATCACCAAGACCGGTCGCTACCGGATGTTCCCGGTCATCGGCACGCTCGTCACGGCGGCGTCCATGATCGCCTTCACGACGCTCACGGCCGACACCCCGATCTGGCTCATCTGCGTGTTCCTGTTCTTCTTCGGCGCCGGTCTCGGCTTGATCATGCAGGTCGTCGTCCTGGTGGCGCAGAACTCGGTCGATGCGTCGATGGTCGGTACGGCGACGAGCACGAACAACTACTTCCGCGAGGTCGGTGCATCGCTCGGGGTCGCCGTGTTCGGCACGATCTTCACCACGCGCCTGACGTCGAACCTGCGGGACGTCTTCGCCGGTTCGGGTGCGAGCCCAGACGAGGCGTCCAGTGCGGCGTCGACGATCAACCCGCAGACGCTCAGCCAGCTCCCGCCGGGCGTCCGCGACGGGGTAGTGACCGCGTACGCCGACGCGCTCGCCCCGGTGTTCTGGTACCTGCTGCCGTTCATCGGTGCCGCGTTCCTGCTCTCGCTGCTGCTCAAGCAGATCCCGCTCTCCGACGTCGCCGGGCTCGTCGCCCGCGGCGAGGCACTCGGTGGCGAGGAGGCTGAGTCCCTCGAAGCCGCCGCGCGCGGCAAGGTGACGGCGTCCGCCGCCGGTGGCACGACGACGGACCGGGCGAGTGACGGCATCGAGGATCCAGCGACTACCACCTCCGAGTCGCGCGAGCGGTAG
- a CDS encoding SRPBCC family protein, which produces MSAAAADDEPGTGPDEEQSAKRDRRERDGVSTVQHSVVVELPIAAVYKQWVDFESYPEFLPAVREVSTTGEVYSRWTVAISKLSRQFLVEILEQLPEERLVWRTIEGDVWFSGDAVFEAIDKQQTRVDVTVHWKPVTAVERTAAALGLAGRAVRGTLESFKTYIESTGGPSGHSRIKVVSPKG; this is translated from the coding sequence ATGTCAGCAGCGGCAGCGGACGACGAGCCCGGCACCGGGCCGGACGAGGAGCAGTCGGCGAAACGCGACCGCCGGGAGCGCGACGGGGTGTCGACCGTGCAGCACAGTGTCGTCGTCGAGCTCCCTATCGCGGCCGTCTACAAGCAGTGGGTCGACTTCGAGTCGTACCCGGAGTTCCTCCCGGCGGTGCGCGAGGTGTCGACGACCGGCGAGGTCTACAGTCGCTGGACCGTCGCGATCAGCAAACTCTCGCGGCAGTTCCTGGTCGAGATCCTCGAGCAGCTTCCCGAGGAGCGTCTGGTCTGGCGCACCATCGAAGGCGACGTCTGGTTCAGTGGTGACGCCGTGTTCGAGGCGATCGACAAGCAGCAGACCCGCGTGGACGTCACGGTGCACTGGAAGCCGGTGACCGCGGTGGAGCGGACCGCTGCGGCGCTCGGGCTCGCCGGGCGGGCCGTCCGTGGGACGCTCGAGTCGTTCAAGACCTACATCGAGTCGACCGGCGGCCCCTCGGGTCACTCCCGGATCAAGGTCGTCTCCCCGAAGGGCTAG
- a CDS encoding serine/threonine-protein kinase has translation MAEPGVDDPRTGELLDGRYRLGARIGSGGMATVHLATDETLGRQVAVKLFRPGTTDASLGARTASETRLLASLNHHALVTLFDARVVSGDGSYLVMEYVDGPTLSQRISRSPLPSPEVAAMAVDLAEALHTVHAARVVHRDIKPSNVLLRRSVLPHQEYRAKLADFGIAHLIDSTRMTAPGSLMGTVAYLSPELVRGADPATPADVYALGLVLLEALTGRRAYPQTSTHESLMARLNASPTIPGTLGYQWKSLLTAMTASDPAARPTALEVAMAVRDLDPVRDQAPDPATATMAMSAGPASTTDATTPATAMAAAPTATTERFDAPGPPVDPTLVLPIGSRDGAGLATTAVLDDSPRSTRRVDERARRAAVERRRRTIRVWVLLGVILLVAAAALVWFLVSSAHPSVPALPELPDPLSTHLDELMREVTP, from the coding sequence ATGGCCGAACCCGGCGTCGACGACCCGCGCACCGGCGAACTCCTCGACGGACGCTACCGCCTGGGAGCGCGCATCGGATCCGGCGGCATGGCGACCGTCCACCTCGCGACCGACGAGACCCTCGGGCGTCAGGTCGCGGTGAAGCTGTTCCGCCCCGGCACGACCGACGCCTCGCTCGGCGCGCGGACCGCCTCGGAGACGCGTCTGCTGGCCTCGCTCAACCATCACGCGCTCGTCACCCTCTTCGACGCGCGCGTCGTCTCCGGTGACGGTTCCTACCTCGTCATGGAGTACGTCGACGGACCGACGCTGTCGCAACGCATCAGCCGGTCGCCGCTGCCGTCACCTGAGGTCGCTGCGATGGCGGTCGACCTCGCCGAGGCGCTGCACACCGTGCACGCCGCCAGGGTCGTGCACCGCGACATCAAGCCGTCGAACGTGCTGTTGCGCCGATCGGTCCTCCCGCACCAGGAGTATCGCGCGAAGCTCGCCGACTTCGGCATCGCGCACCTCATCGACAGCACCCGCATGACCGCACCCGGCTCTCTGATGGGCACCGTCGCGTACCTCAGTCCCGAACTCGTCCGGGGCGCTGATCCGGCCACGCCCGCCGACGTCTACGCGCTGGGGCTCGTCCTCCTCGAAGCCCTGACGGGCCGCCGTGCCTACCCGCAGACGAGCACCCATGAATCCCTGATGGCGCGCTTGAACGCGTCGCCGACGATCCCCGGGACGCTCGGGTACCAGTGGAAGTCCCTGCTGACGGCGATGACCGCGTCGGATCCGGCCGCGCGCCCGACGGCGCTCGAGGTCGCCATGGCGGTCCGCGACCTCGACCCGGTGCGCGACCAGGCACCGGACCCGGCGACCGCGACGATGGCGATGTCGGCCGGGCCGGCGTCGACGACGGACGCGACCACGCCTGCCACCGCGATGGCGGCGGCTCCGACGGCGACGACGGAACGGTTCGATGCGCCGGGCCCGCCTGTCGATCCGACGCTGGTGCTCCCGATCGGGTCGCGCGACGGTGCGGGGCTCGCCACGACGGCCGTGCTCGACGACTCACCGCGCTCGACGCGTCGGGTCGATGAGCGCGCTCGACGCGCCGCCGTCGAGCGCCGCCGGCGGACGATCCGGGTCTGGGTGCTCCTCGGCGTGATCCTGCTCGTGGCGGCCGCCGCCCTCGTGTGGTTCCTCGTCTCGTCGGCGCACCCCTCCGTGCCGGCCCTGCCTGAGCTGCCGGATCCGCTGTCGACGCACCTGGACGAGCTCATGCGGGAGGTGACCCCGTGA
- a CDS encoding DUF6458 family protein: protein MGIGTGIALIVIGAILAFAVNIDVPAVDLTLIGYILMAAGAVVFLISLILVLRHRQVSSTTRSAVDPSSGERVTRRSTTDNDGPVL from the coding sequence ATGGGTATCGGAACCGGAATCGCCCTGATCGTCATCGGAGCCATCCTCGCCTTCGCCGTCAACATCGACGTCCCAGCCGTGGACCTCACCCTCATCGGGTACATCCTCATGGCAGCAGGTGCCGTCGTGTTCCTCATCTCGCTCATCCTCGTGCTGCGTCACCGCCAGGTGTCGTCGACGACGCGTTCCGCCGTCGACCCGAGCAGCGGCGAGCGCGTGACCCGCCGCAGCACCACCGACAACGACGGTCCCGTCCTCTGA
- a CDS encoding metalloregulator ArsR/SmtB family transcription factor, with translation MVESTGVVSVESLAVRASKFAALAEPARLRIVDLLALGDLSPTEIQTALGMGSNLVAHHLSVLQKAGILSRSRSESDGRRNYVRLVPGAFDRLAPEPISVPSRVVFVCTANSARSRMAEALWLDRSTVPVASAGSRPADEVNPGAVRAAARHGVRIGSQHPRGTQEVLRPDDFIITVCNRAHEELVGRDDLHWSVPDPALTATEEAFDEAFRDLRVRVDEFVSRLAPVPAGPHDEAPHGLA, from the coding sequence GTGGTTGAGTCAACGGGGGTTGTGTCGGTGGAGTCGCTGGCGGTAAGGGCATCCAAGTTCGCCGCGCTCGCCGAGCCCGCCCGCCTGCGCATCGTGGACCTCCTCGCGCTGGGCGATCTGTCGCCGACGGAGATCCAGACGGCGCTGGGGATGGGCTCGAACCTCGTCGCCCATCACCTGAGCGTCCTGCAGAAGGCGGGGATCCTGTCGCGCTCGCGGTCGGAATCCGACGGGCGTCGCAACTACGTCCGCCTCGTCCCCGGCGCGTTCGACCGCCTCGCGCCGGAACCGATCAGCGTTCCGAGCCGTGTGGTCTTCGTGTGCACGGCCAACTCCGCGCGATCCCGGATGGCCGAGGCGCTCTGGCTGGACCGCAGCACCGTGCCGGTCGCCTCGGCGGGCAGTCGTCCCGCCGACGAGGTGAACCCGGGAGCGGTGCGGGCGGCAGCACGACACGGCGTCCGGATCGGTTCGCAGCACCCGCGTGGCACGCAGGAGGTCCTCCGGCCGGACGACTTCATCATCACGGTCTGCAACCGGGCGCACGAGGAACTCGTCGGCCGCGACGACCTGCACTGGTCCGTCCCCGACCCCGCCCTGACCGCCACCGAGGAGGCGTTCGACGAGGCGTTCAGAGACCTGCGGGTCCGGGTCGACGAGTTCGTCAGCCGGTTGGCACCGGTACCCGCGGGGCCGCACGACGAGGCGCCGCACGGACTGGCCTGA
- a CDS encoding M15 family metallopeptidase, with amino-acid sequence MRHQDFDQRRHPRRQHATRRPAAGRRTANLAVTVLAVSAVALAAAIALVACTGVAPAITRAITSSAGQPDLDDGTTTTDGGFGTADGVLEENRFTVDDIALPGVANLEPDLLEAVRQATEAAADDDITLFISSGWRSTAYQQHLLDEAILRYGSEEAARQFVATPEGSSHTRGAAVDIGATDADYWLIEHGSAFGLCQTYANEIWHFELATTPGGDCPELLPDAG; translated from the coding sequence ATGCGACACCAGGACTTCGACCAGCGGCGCCACCCGCGGCGACAGCACGCGACGCGACGGCCGGCAGCCGGCCGGCGCACCGCGAACCTGGCCGTCACCGTCCTCGCCGTCTCCGCCGTCGCCCTCGCCGCCGCGATCGCCCTGGTCGCGTGCACCGGCGTCGCGCCCGCGATCACGCGCGCGATCACCTCCTCGGCGGGGCAGCCCGATCTGGACGACGGTACGACCACGACCGACGGCGGGTTCGGGACCGCCGACGGCGTACTCGAAGAGAACCGCTTCACCGTGGACGACATCGCGCTGCCCGGCGTCGCGAACCTCGAACCGGACCTCCTCGAGGCGGTCCGGCAGGCGACCGAGGCCGCAGCCGACGACGACATCACGCTGTTCATCAGCTCGGGATGGCGGAGCACGGCCTACCAGCAGCATCTGCTCGACGAGGCGATCCTGCGGTACGGCAGCGAGGAGGCGGCCCGGCAGTTCGTCGCCACCCCCGAGGGTTCCTCGCACACCCGCGGGGCCGCCGTCGACATCGGTGCGACGGACGCCGACTACTGGCTCATCGAGCACGGTTCCGCGTTCGGCCTCTGCCAGACCTACGCGAACGAGATCTGGCACTTCGAACTGGCCACCACCCCCGGCGGCGACTGCCCGGAGCTCCTCCCCGACGCCGGGTGA
- a CDS encoding response regulator transcription factor: MRVLIAEDEQYLAESILEGLQHEGLAADLVFDGDAALERLAVNSYDVVVLDRDLPGTHGDDVCRWIVARELPCRVLMLTAAAELDDKESGFEIGADDYLTKPFELRELVLRLRSLARRPAASLPPVLEYAGVRLDPFRREVYRDGRYVRLAKKQFAVLEVLLAARGGVVSAEDLLERAWDEHADPFTNAVRVTMSTLRKVLGEPWVIHTVPGVGYRVLPPGEDEPTRVDGA; encoded by the coding sequence ATGCGTGTCTTGATCGCCGAGGACGAGCAGTACCTGGCCGAGAGCATCCTCGAGGGGCTGCAGCACGAGGGGCTCGCCGCCGACCTCGTGTTCGACGGCGACGCCGCGCTCGAACGGCTCGCCGTCAACAGCTACGACGTCGTCGTCCTCGACCGCGACCTCCCCGGTACGCACGGCGACGACGTCTGCCGCTGGATCGTCGCCCGGGAGCTGCCCTGCCGCGTGCTCATGCTCACCGCCGCCGCCGAGCTCGACGACAAGGAGAGCGGGTTCGAGATCGGTGCCGACGATTACCTGACGAAGCCGTTCGAGCTGCGCGAGCTCGTCCTGCGACTGCGCTCGCTGGCGCGCCGGCCTGCCGCGTCCCTGCCTCCGGTGCTGGAGTACGCCGGGGTGCGGCTCGACCCGTTCCGTCGGGAGGTGTACCGCGACGGGCGGTACGTGCGCCTGGCGAAGAAGCAGTTCGCCGTGCTGGAGGTCCTCCTCGCGGCCAGGGGTGGGGTCGTGAGCGCTGAAGACCTCCTCGAACGGGCCTGGGACGAGCACGCCGACCCGTTCACGAACGCCGTCCGGGTGACGATGTCGACCCTCCGGAAGGTGCTCGGTGAGCCGTGGGTCATCCACACCGTGCCGGGCGTCGGGTACCGGGTGCTCCCGCCGGGCGAGGACGAGCCCACGAGGGTGGACGGCGCATGA
- a CDS encoding HAMP domain-containing sensor histidine kinase, translating to MTTASPARPVSSRPTRITARVKLTATYAAFTVVTGLVALIVINVIIWRFPDYPIAPAGDPEQLSGITRGEIRDSLINYSMLALIAMAVIGTGVGWIVAGRVLRPLRDLNDAVRAAAAGSLDHRIAMTGPRDEFRELADRFDDMLARLEQSFLTQKRFAANASHELRTPLATMKMLIEVAQADPEGRDVDRALRRLHETNERGIAIVEALLQLNQLDRRPLVTSPVDLAAVVRDASQLVSPDAAHAGVAISSTLRSTAVLGNRVLLQQLLTNLLSNAVRYNSGPRGWVSVWVGRDPQADRSAAECAVVVVSNSGPLLGVDEVARFVEPFDRRDARIARAAGPDRGNGLGLTLGARIVELHGGSLRLAPLPAGGLEVTVLLPAVHGPEPDDA from the coding sequence ATGACCACCGCGTCGCCCGCGCGCCCGGTCTCGTCCCGTCCCACACGCATCACCGCCCGCGTCAAGCTCACCGCGACGTATGCCGCCTTCACCGTCGTCACGGGCCTCGTCGCGCTGATCGTCATCAACGTCATCATCTGGCGCTTCCCCGACTACCCGATCGCGCCGGCCGGCGATCCGGAGCAGTTGTCCGGCATCACCCGCGGCGAGATCCGCGACTCGCTCATCAACTACTCGATGCTCGCGCTCATCGCGATGGCCGTGATCGGCACCGGCGTCGGCTGGATCGTCGCCGGTCGGGTGCTGCGGCCGCTGCGCGACCTCAACGACGCGGTGCGGGCTGCCGCGGCGGGCTCGCTCGACCACCGCATCGCGATGACGGGTCCGCGCGACGAGTTCCGCGAACTCGCCGACCGCTTCGACGACATGCTCGCACGCCTGGAGCAGTCGTTCCTCACGCAGAAGCGGTTCGCGGCCAATGCCTCGCACGAGCTGCGCACGCCGCTCGCGACCATGAAGATGCTCATCGAGGTGGCGCAGGCCGATCCGGAGGGCCGCGACGTCGACCGCGCGCTCCGCCGGCTGCACGAGACGAACGAGCGGGGGATCGCGATCGTGGAGGCCCTCCTGCAGCTGAACCAGCTCGACCGCCGACCGCTCGTGACCTCGCCCGTCGACCTGGCGGCGGTGGTCCGTGACGCGTCGCAGCTCGTCTCACCGGACGCCGCCCATGCCGGTGTCGCGATCTCCTCGACCCTCCGGAGCACCGCCGTGCTCGGCAACCGCGTGCTCCTCCAGCAGCTGCTGACGAACCTGCTGTCGAACGCCGTGCGGTACAACAGCGGTCCGCGCGGGTGGGTCTCGGTGTGGGTGGGCAGGGATCCGCAGGCCGACCGGTCCGCGGCCGAGTGCGCGGTCGTGGTCGTCAGCAACTCCGGACCGCTCCTCGGCGTCGACGAGGTCGCTCGCTTCGTCGAGCCGTTTGATCGCCGCGACGCCAGGATCGCGCGCGCCGCCGGGCCCGACCGGGGCAACGGGCTGGGGCTGACGCTCGGTGCGCGGATCGTCGAACTGCACGGTGGTTCGCTGCGCCTCGCGCCACTGCCGGCCGGTGGTCTCGAGGTGACGGTGCTGCTGCCCGCCGTGCACGGTCCCGAGCCGGACGACGCCTGA
- a CDS encoding DUF3137 domain-containing protein, which translates to MKLDVPLPNIVLDAIGNNGFGSNLPAAFQRAQRLSLEGDFDQHFTLYCPAGYERDALYLFTPDIMARFIDHAAELDVEIIDDWLFLYTKREVSTLDPDTWAWLFGIVDALTTKFDQWARWRDDRLQPQSTGASGHPSAPGTQADAPALGLIKPPPGVAPSGRRLRRSGTWIPVVFVVGTVIVWIVMRMN; encoded by the coding sequence GTGAAGCTCGACGTCCCCCTGCCGAACATCGTGCTCGATGCGATCGGCAACAACGGGTTCGGCTCGAACCTCCCGGCGGCGTTCCAGCGCGCCCAGCGGTTGTCGCTGGAAGGCGACTTCGACCAGCACTTCACGCTTTACTGCCCGGCCGGCTACGAACGGGACGCCCTGTACCTGTTCACCCCGGACATCATGGCGAGGTTCATCGACCACGCCGCCGAGCTCGACGTCGAGATCATCGACGACTGGCTGTTCCTCTACACGAAACGGGAGGTGTCGACGCTCGATCCCGACACCTGGGCGTGGCTGTTCGGGATCGTCGACGCGTTGACGACGAAGTTCGACCAGTGGGCACGGTGGCGGGACGACCGCCTCCAGCCGCAGTCGACCGGTGCATCGGGGCACCCGTCTGCACCGGGCACCCAGGCTGACGCTCCCGCCCTCGGGCTCATCAAACCGCCGCCGGGGGTCGCTCCGTCCGGCCGCAGGTTGCGACGATCCGGAACGTGGATCCCCGTCGTGTTCGTGGTCGGAACGGTGATCGTCTGGATCGTCATGCGCATGAACTGA
- a CDS encoding FadR/GntR family transcriptional regulator, with protein MAVTDEAIARIQAMIVSGDLKPGQRLPPEKELSETLGLSRSSLREAVKALELIRVLDVRRGDGTYVTTLEPSLLHEAMSFVIDMHADGSLIEMFEVRRILEPSASVMAIQHLDDEKIAELRAMVDEVDESTTVEDLVAHDLQFHARVIELSGNAYLASLLAALGSKTVRARIWRGLTEEKAVARTLQEHHAIIDALERRDIELTRALVTVHVSGVESWLRRSM; from the coding sequence ATGGCAGTCACCGACGAGGCGATCGCGCGGATCCAGGCGATGATCGTCTCGGGCGATCTCAAGCCCGGGCAGCGGCTCCCTCCGGAGAAGGAACTCAGCGAGACGCTCGGGCTGTCGCGCAGCTCACTCCGCGAGGCCGTGAAGGCGCTGGAACTCATCCGCGTGCTCGACGTGCGTCGCGGCGACGGCACCTACGTCACGACGCTCGAACCGAGCCTGCTGCACGAGGCGATGTCGTTCGTCATCGACATGCACGCCGACGGCTCCCTCATCGAGATGTTCGAGGTGCGCCGGATCCTCGAGCCGTCCGCGTCGGTGATGGCGATCCAGCATCTCGACGACGAGAAGATCGCCGAACTGCGCGCGATGGTCGACGAGGTGGACGAGTCGACCACGGTCGAGGACCTCGTCGCTCACGATCTCCAATTCCACGCCCGCGTGATCGAGCTGAGCGGCAACGCCTACCTCGCGAGCCTGTTGGCCGCCCTCGGCAGCAAGACGGTCCGCGCCCGCATCTGGCGCGGCCTCACCGAGGAGAAGGCCGTCGCCCGCACCCTGCAGGAGCACCACGCGATCATCGACGCCCTGGAGCGACGCGACATCGAACTCACCCGGGCCCTCGTGACGGTGCATGTGAGCGGCGTGGAGAGCTGGCTCCGCCGCTCGATGTGA